One region of Pogona vitticeps strain Pit_001003342236 chromosome 1, PviZW2.1, whole genome shotgun sequence genomic DNA includes:
- the LOC144585860 gene encoding uncharacterized protein LOC144585860 translates to MPPKKGGGNKKGKAPAKRRPVPQVSPPGSSSDEESWAAIKELQAKVAFLEAKKREKQAHRGSEVTPRCSTRDTKARRRAEMRAMTQELTRRLNAVDSEQEQEGDGWNVDEETTSGGATGGRKRKKNEASDGAGVAAGTSAGFDPYDEPPTSSQGAFEASSAAGVVMDPAFPGIGTGSQGSARGAAIRSVADWRAEAARAIGMALAPRTNKKYRAAEAEFSEFRRVNHLQQLWPAPVTHIQQFIVNLHWKGLTPGTIRGKLAALSFYAKAKGMRDSAGDFRIRKMLEGWSREEGQSQDDRAPISPTILGQICDLWGVLCKDRYEEALFRAAALMAFFGALRISELVALGKRDVSRRAVQLEDVTVQDGQVRIRLRSSKTDQYGNGCMVVLGRCSIVKICPVRAVGDFGVLRGADKGYFLQHRDGTPLTKYQFWSLTDMALERLGISNLRFGTHSFRIGAASTAAALGYDAGRIKRLGRWSSRSYRKYIRHLPNV, encoded by the exons ATGCcgccaaaaaaaggagggggcaaTAAGAAGGGCAAGGCTCCCGCGAAGCGGCGACCTGTTCCACAGGTATCCCCTCCTGGGTCATCATCTGATGAGGAGTCTTGGGCCGCAATTAAGGAATTGCAAGCCAAAGTGGCTTTCTTAGAggctaaaaaaagggaaaaacaggccCATAGAGGCAGTGAGGTTACCCCACGCTGCTCAACTAGGGATACTAAGGCGAGGCGCAGGGCCGAAATGCGTGCTATGACCCAAGAATTAACAAGGCGTCTTAATGCTGTTGATTCTGAGCAGGAGCAAGAGGGTGATGGATGGAATGTGGATGAAGAAACAACATCCGGTGGGGCGACTGGAGGtcgaaaaaggaagaagaatgagGCGTCAGACGGTGCAGGGGTTGCTGCAGGAACATCGGCCGGGTTTGACCCTTATGACGAACCCCCTACAAGTTCACAAGGGGCTTTTGAAGCTTCAAGTGCAGCGGGGGTTGTGATGG atccagcgtttccgggaattggcaccggaagcCAAGGATCTGCCAGAGGCGCTGCCATTAGAAGTGTGGCGGATTGGAGGGCTGAAGCAGCAAGAGCAATAGGTATGGCATTGGCCCCGAGAACTAATAAAAAATATAGGGCGGCAGAGGCAGAATTTTCAGAATTTAGGAGGGTCAACCATTTACAGCAATTATGGCCTGCGCCGGTGACGCACATCCAGCAGTTCATCGTGAACTTGCATTGGAAGGGTTTGACGCCAGGTACTATAAGAGGTAAGCTGGCGGCATTGAGTTTCTATGCAAAGGCGAAGGGGATGAGGGATTCAGCAGGTGATTTTCGAATTAGAAAAATGCTTGAAGGTTGGTCACGGGAAGAGGGTCAGAGTCAGGATGATAGGGCGCCTATATCGCCAACAATTCTTGGCCAGATATGCGATCTGTGGGGAGTGCTCTGCAAAGATAGATATGAGGAAGCGCTGTTTCGTGCAGCTGCCTTGATGGCCTTTTTTGGAGCTTTGCGAATCAGCGAGCTGGTAGCATTGGGCAAGAGGGACGTTTCCCGGAGGGCGGTACAGCTAGAGGATGTGACGGTGCAGGATGGTCAGGTGAGGATCAGATTGAGAAGCTCAAAAACGGACCAGTATGGGAATGGTTGTATGGTGGTTTTGGGTCGATGTAGTATAGTCAAGATTTGCCCTGTGCGAGCAGTGGGGGATTTTGGGGTCCTTCGGGGGGCTGATAAGGGTTATTTCCTTCAGCACAGGGACGGCACACCGCTTACTAAATACCAATTTTGGTCTttaactgacatggcgctggaaagattGGGCATTAGTAACTTGAGGTTTGGTACACACTCTTTTAGAATAGGAGCGGCGTCAACGGCAGCTGCTTTGGGGTATGACGCGGGAAGGATTAAGAGGTTAGGTCGCTGGTCATCTAGGAGTTATCGTAAATATATCAGGCATCTTCCTAACGTGTAG